In a single window of the Streptomyces sp. CGMCC 4.7035 genome:
- a CDS encoding AzlD domain-containing protein — protein sequence MNIWIAIGVTAVGCYAVKLVGLLVPEGLLERPLVQRLAALLPVALLAALTAQQTFADGRALVLDARTAGLAAAALALLLRAPFLLVVAAAVVATAGVRAMTG from the coding sequence TTGAACATCTGGATCGCGATCGGCGTGACCGCCGTCGGCTGCTACGCGGTCAAACTCGTCGGACTGTTGGTCCCCGAAGGGCTCCTGGAGCGGCCGCTCGTCCAGCGGCTCGCGGCCCTGCTGCCCGTCGCCCTCCTGGCCGCCCTCACGGCCCAGCAGACCTTCGCCGACGGCCGCGCCCTGGTGCTGGACGCCCGGACCGCGGGGCTCGCCGCGGCGGCCCTGGCACTGCTCCTGCGTGCCCCGTTCCTGCTCGTCGTCGCCGCGGCGGTCGTGGCGACGGCGGGGGTACGCGCGATGACGGGCTGA
- a CDS encoding SDR family NAD(P)-dependent oxidoreductase — MPVTAYDLTGRTAFVTGAASGIGRASAVLLAQAGATVHCADRDAQGLHDTATLIKDHGGTALVHHLDVTDRAQLRQAVGSCERLDAMAAVAGIMHSSPVLETRDEDLDRVLAVNFKGVLYACQEAARRMIADGTRGSIVTMASSAVDTGGPGLLCYGVAKAAVVQLTKTLATEVGRHGIRVNAVAPGWTRTPMTDRHGETQAQTEAFMARMSPLGRVGEPEDIAHTVLHLASDAASFTTGQILRPNGGVAMPW; from the coding sequence ATGCCCGTCACGGCGTACGACCTCACCGGACGCACCGCATTCGTCACCGGCGCCGCCAGCGGCATCGGCCGGGCCTCGGCCGTGCTGTTGGCGCAGGCCGGCGCGACCGTGCACTGCGCGGACCGAGACGCGCAGGGCCTGCACGACACGGCCACCCTGATCAAGGACCACGGCGGCACGGCCCTCGTCCACCACCTGGACGTGACCGACCGGGCGCAGCTACGCCAGGCGGTCGGGTCCTGCGAGCGCCTCGACGCGATGGCGGCCGTGGCCGGGATCATGCACAGCAGCCCGGTCCTGGAGACTCGGGACGAGGACCTCGACCGGGTGCTGGCCGTCAACTTCAAGGGCGTGCTCTACGCCTGCCAGGAGGCGGCCCGCCGCATGATCGCGGACGGCACGCGCGGCAGCATCGTGACGATGGCATCGAGCGCCGTCGACACCGGCGGGCCGGGCTTGCTCTGCTACGGCGTGGCGAAGGCGGCGGTGGTGCAGCTGACGAAGACCCTGGCGACCGAGGTCGGACGGCACGGTATCCGGGTCAACGCGGTGGCGCCGGGATGGACCCGTACCCCGATGACGGACCGTCACGGGGAAACCCAGGCGCAGACAGAGGCGTTCATGGCCCGGATGTCACCGCTGGGCCGCGTCGGCGAACCGGAGGACATCGCTCACACGGTCCTGCACCTGGCCTCCGACGCCGCGTCCTTCACCACGGGCCAGATCCTCCGCCCGAACGGCGGTGTGGCGATGCCCTGGTGA
- a CDS encoding AzlC family ABC transporter permease, producing MAEQTALADVHGEDDGKPDAAVVRDALGVGVAVGLSGFAFGVTSAGSGLTLLQTCALSLLVFTGASQFALVGALAAGGNPFTAAAGAFFLGVRNAFYGLRLSQLLALPRAVRPFAAQWVIDETAAVALAQPTRRSVRIGFTVTGLALYVLWNLTTLLGAVGAQAIGDTDVWGLDAAGPAVFLALLAPMLKSARERVVAGAAVVLGLGLLPVLPAGVPVLAAALAAPAVLYLEGRRRGAGEPKKTINDARREER from the coding sequence GTGGCAGAACAGACCGCTCTCGCAGACGTACACGGGGAAGACGACGGCAAGCCGGACGCCGCCGTCGTCCGGGACGCCCTAGGAGTAGGGGTCGCCGTAGGGCTGTCCGGCTTCGCCTTCGGGGTGACCTCGGCCGGCAGTGGTCTCACGCTGCTGCAGACCTGTGCGCTCAGCCTTTTGGTGTTCACCGGCGCATCGCAGTTCGCCCTCGTGGGCGCGCTCGCGGCCGGGGGCAACCCGTTCACGGCGGCCGCGGGCGCCTTCTTCCTGGGTGTGCGGAACGCGTTCTACGGGCTGCGTCTGTCGCAGTTGCTGGCACTCCCGCGCGCGGTGCGGCCGTTTGCCGCCCAGTGGGTCATCGACGAGACGGCCGCCGTCGCGCTGGCCCAGCCCACGCGGCGGAGCGTCCGGATCGGCTTCACGGTCACCGGGTTGGCCCTCTACGTGCTGTGGAACCTGACCACGCTCCTGGGGGCCGTCGGCGCGCAGGCCATCGGCGACACCGACGTGTGGGGGTTGGACGCCGCCGGGCCGGCGGTGTTCCTGGCGCTGCTCGCGCCGATGCTGAAGAGCGCCAGGGAGCGCGTCGTGGCGGGCGCCGCAGTGGTGCTGGGGCTCGGCCTGCTGCCGGTTCTGCCCGCCGGCGTACCGGTCCTGGCGGCGGCATTGGCGGCGCCGGCCGTCCTCTACCTGGAGGGGCGCCGCCGCGGTGCGGGCGAGCCCAAGAAGACGATCAACGACGCACGGAGGGAGGAGCGTTGA
- a CDS encoding AI-2E family transporter, which translates to MSSTDETAQVPQQESPFGPTPPDPPPAGTGAVPSVRMPRWLPRAMVLALALVAVFQLGSWAFHQLTGLLINILIAFFLALAIEPAVSRMAVRGMRRGLATFLVFLGLTVAVAGFVTLLGSMLAGQIVKMVEGFPDYLDSLISWINTTFHTDLRRVDVQDSLVHSDWLRKYVQNSATGVLDVSAQVLGGLFRLLTIALFSFYFAADGPRLRRALCSVLPPARQAEVLRAWEIAVDKTGGYLYSRGLMALISGIAHYVLLVALGIPYAPVLAVWVGLVSQFIPTIGTYLAGALPMLIAFTVAPWYALWVLVFVVVYQQFENYMLQPKLTARSVDIHPAVAFGSVIAGTALLGAVGALISIPAVATLQAFLGAYVKRYDVTDDPRVQGHRTRGSDSLTARLRRVFPRLTR; encoded by the coding sequence GTGTCCTCGACAGATGAGACCGCGCAGGTCCCCCAGCAGGAATCACCGTTCGGCCCGACACCGCCCGACCCGCCCCCGGCGGGTACCGGCGCCGTGCCGAGCGTCCGCATGCCGCGCTGGCTGCCGCGCGCCATGGTGCTGGCCCTCGCCCTCGTCGCCGTGTTCCAGCTCGGCAGCTGGGCGTTCCACCAGCTCACCGGGCTGCTGATCAACATACTCATCGCGTTCTTCCTGGCGCTCGCCATCGAGCCGGCGGTGAGCCGGATGGCCGTTCGTGGCATGCGCCGGGGGCTGGCCACCTTCCTGGTCTTCCTCGGCCTGACGGTCGCCGTCGCCGGGTTCGTCACGCTGCTCGGCTCGATGCTCGCGGGCCAGATCGTCAAGATGGTCGAGGGCTTTCCGGACTACCTCGACTCCCTGATCAGCTGGATCAACACGACGTTCCACACCGACCTCAGACGCGTGGACGTGCAGGACAGCCTGGTCCACTCCGACTGGCTCAGGAAGTACGTCCAGAACAGCGCCACCGGCGTGCTCGACGTCTCCGCGCAGGTCCTGGGCGGCCTCTTCCGGCTGCTGACGATCGCGCTGTTCTCGTTCTACTTCGCCGCCGACGGGCCGCGGCTGCGGCGGGCGCTGTGCTCCGTGCTGCCGCCCGCCCGGCAGGCCGAGGTCCTGCGCGCGTGGGAGATAGCCGTCGACAAGACGGGCGGGTACCTCTACTCACGCGGCCTGATGGCGCTGATCTCGGGCATAGCGCACTACGTCCTGCTGGTGGCGCTGGGCATTCCGTACGCGCCCGTGCTCGCCGTCTGGGTCGGCCTGGTCTCGCAGTTCATCCCGACCATCGGCACCTATCTCGCGGGCGCCCTGCCGATGCTGATCGCCTTCACGGTGGCCCCCTGGTACGCGCTGTGGGTGCTGGTCTTCGTCGTGGTCTACCAGCAGTTCGAGAACTACATGCTGCAGCCCAAGCTGACCGCGAGGTCGGTGGACATCCACCCCGCGGTCGCCTTCGGGTCGGTCATCGCGGGCACCGCCCTCCTCGGTGCGGTGGGAGCGCTGATCTCCATCCCGGCGGTCGCCACGCTGCAGGCCTTCCTGGGGGCGTACGTGAAGCGGTACGACGTCACGGACGATCCCCGTGTCCAGGGGCACCGGACACGGGGATCGGACAGCCTCACCGCGCGCCTGCGGCGGGTGTTCCCCCGCCTCACAAGGTGA
- a CDS encoding Fpg/Nei family DNA glycosylase: protein MPEGDTVYQAAKRLHGALAGKVLTRSDLRVPKYATADLTGRTVLGVTPRGKHLLTRIEGGLTLHSHLKMDGSWKVYAAGQRWSGGPAHQIRAILGTADRTAVGYRLPVLELLRTADEDRAVGHLGPDLLGPDWDPGKALENLLREPARPLGEALLDQRNLAGIGNVYKSELCFLLRATPWIPVGDLPAEHTARLPGLAKRLLEANRDRPARSTTGRREPNLFVYGRAPRPCLHCGTPIQVADQGDGSRERPTYWCPTCQWGPVPAPGPKTDRRSTRHRTTN from the coding sequence ATGCCCGAAGGTGACACCGTCTACCAAGCCGCGAAGCGTCTGCACGGGGCGCTCGCGGGGAAGGTGCTGACGCGTTCCGACCTACGGGTGCCCAAGTACGCCACGGCGGACCTCACCGGCCGCACCGTCCTGGGCGTCACCCCGCGCGGCAAGCACCTCCTCACTCGTATCGAGGGCGGGCTCACGCTGCACTCGCACCTGAAGATGGACGGCTCGTGGAAGGTCTACGCGGCGGGGCAGCGTTGGAGCGGCGGTCCGGCCCACCAGATCCGGGCGATCCTCGGCACCGCGGACCGTACGGCCGTCGGCTACCGCCTGCCCGTCCTGGAGCTGCTCCGCACCGCCGACGAGGACCGCGCCGTGGGCCACCTGGGCCCCGACCTCCTCGGACCCGACTGGGACCCCGGAAAGGCGCTGGAGAACCTGCTGCGCGAGCCTGCCCGCCCCCTCGGCGAGGCCCTCCTCGACCAGCGCAACCTGGCCGGTATCGGCAATGTCTACAAGAGCGAGTTGTGCTTCCTGCTACGGGCGACCCCGTGGATCCCCGTCGGCGACCTCCCCGCCGAGCACACCGCCCGCCTCCCCGGCCTCGCCAAGAGGCTCCTGGAGGCCAACCGCGACCGGCCGGCCCGCAGCACCACGGGCCGGCGCGAGCCGAACCTCTTCGTGTACGGCCGCGCGCCCCGCCCCTGTCTGCACTGCGGCACCCCGATCCAGGTGGCCGACCAGGGCGACGGCTCCCGGGAGCGGCCGACGTACTGGTGCCCGACCTGCCAATGGGGCCCGGTTCCGGCCCCGGGTCCGAAAACGGACCGCCGTAGCACCCGCCACCGCACGACTAATTGA
- a CDS encoding ATP-dependent helicase — MVSSAHRALDGFSPATRGWFTGAFSAPTAAQAGAWRAIAQGSDVLVVAPTGSGKTLAAFLAALDQLASTPPPADPRKRCRVLYVSPLKALAVDVERNLRSPLTGIRQESVRLGLPEPEVKVGIRSGDTPAAERRALATRPPDILITTPESLFLMLTSATRDALTGVETVILDEVHAVAGTKRGAHLALSLERLDELLPKPARRIGLSATVRPVDEVARFLSPRRKVEIVQPKSGKEFDLSVVVPIEDMGELGGSPVSDGTEGAERPSIWPHVEERIADLVQAHRSTIVFANSRRLAERLCNRLNEIAYERATGEALEEHHAPAQLMGGSGAAQGAPPVLARAHHGSVSKEQRALVEEDLKAGRLPAVVATSSLELGIDMGAVDLVVQVESPPSVASGLQRVGRAGHQVGAVSTGVVFPKYRGDLVQAAVVTERMRTGSIESLKVPANPLDVLAQQLVAMTALDTWQFDDLLATVRRAAPFASLPESAFTAVLDMLAGRYPSDAFAELRPRVVWDRVAGTITGRPGAQRLAVTSGGTIPDRGLFGVFLAGADPKKGGGRVGELDEEMVYESRIGDVFTLGTSSWRIEDITRDRVLVSPAPGVPGRLPFWKGDQLGRPLELGRAVGAFLREVGSLSKEDARLRLLAAGLDAWAADNVLSYLDEQREACGHVPDDRTIVVERFRDELGDWRVVVHSPFGAQVHAPWALALGARLAERYGMDAQVMHADDGIVLRLPDADLMGLDLLDQEPMKAGTEYDAEQAPVGAADVAFDKGEVDQIVTDQVGGSALFASRFRECAARALLLPRRNPGRRTPLWQQRQRAAQLLQVASEFGSFPIVLEAVRECLQDVFDVPGLVELMGDLESRKVRLVEVTTPEPSPFARSLLFGYVAQFLYEGDSPLAERRAAALSLDSRLLAELLGQAELRELLDAEVLTELERELQWLTEDRRVKDIEGVADVLRLLGPLTDAELAERGAEPHWAQELAAARRAIKVRIAGADHWAAIEDAGRLRDALGTALPVGVPEAFTEPVKDPLGDLLARYARTHGPFTSATAAARFGLGVAVTEGALQRLSASGRIVQGEFHPAGIGQEWCDAAVLRRLRRRSLAALRHELEPVPAAALAQFLPQWQHVGSGHGLRGVDGLVRAIEQLQGASVPASALEKLVLPSRVAHYAPGMLDELTAAGEVVWAGAGALPGKDGWISLYLADAAPLLLPAPHPLELTALHQSVLDTLSGGYGLFFRQIADQVRATTHPDVTDPQLAEIVWDLAWSGRLTNDTLAPMRSLLGSGRTAGSTAHRAKRTVPRGRYGSLTAAARPQSRTGPPTVAGRWSLLPAREADPTVRAHALARTLLDRHGVVTRGAVAAEGVEGGFSATYRILSAFEESGQARRGYVVEGLGAAQFAMDGAVDRLRAVANARERGEPLPGAGSGTTAGNGFTNGFTGGHAHPSATGAPAAGRGPFDGSDALSGTGYPEGLDDPSGIGDHDGFEGPFGTGFADAFDMGSTAPDPFSAPGFGGPRSGSGFSTAEPGARSPYGRQGQGLPPNRTRVTGSARAVVLAAADPANAYGSALPWPEPPTGAGHKPGRKAGSLVVLVDGELTLYMERGGKTLLAWPSDPEAKPTEDARLRTAAEALGTAARAGSLGTVTVERVNGASALSSPFGILLEGAGFIATPRGLRIRA; from the coding sequence ATGGTCAGCTCCGCACACCGAGCCCTCGACGGCTTCTCCCCCGCGACCCGCGGCTGGTTCACGGGGGCGTTCTCCGCGCCCACCGCGGCCCAGGCCGGGGCGTGGCGCGCCATCGCCCAGGGCTCGGACGTGCTGGTGGTCGCCCCGACCGGCTCCGGCAAGACGCTGGCCGCGTTCCTCGCGGCGCTCGACCAGCTGGCCTCCACGCCGCCGCCCGCCGACCCCAGGAAGCGCTGCCGGGTGCTGTACGTGTCCCCGCTGAAGGCCCTCGCGGTCGACGTGGAGCGGAATCTGCGCAGTCCGCTCACGGGCATCCGCCAGGAGTCGGTGCGGCTCGGCCTGCCCGAGCCGGAGGTGAAGGTGGGCATCCGCTCCGGCGACACCCCGGCCGCCGAGCGCCGCGCCCTGGCCACGCGCCCGCCGGACATCCTGATCACCACCCCGGAGTCGCTGTTCCTGATGCTGACGTCGGCCACGCGCGACGCTCTGACGGGCGTGGAGACGGTGATCCTGGACGAGGTGCACGCGGTGGCGGGCACCAAGCGGGGCGCACATCTGGCGCTCTCCCTGGAGCGCCTGGACGAGCTGCTGCCGAAGCCCGCGCGCCGCATCGGCCTGTCCGCCACCGTGCGCCCGGTGGACGAGGTCGCCCGCTTCCTCTCGCCGCGCCGCAAGGTCGAGATCGTCCAGCCGAAGTCCGGCAAGGAGTTCGACCTCTCCGTCGTCGTGCCTATCGAGGACATGGGCGAGCTGGGCGGCTCCCCGGTCAGCGACGGGACCGAGGGCGCGGAGCGCCCGTCCATCTGGCCGCACGTCGAGGAGCGGATCGCCGACCTGGTCCAGGCGCACCGCTCCACGATCGTGTTCGCCAACTCCCGCCGTCTCGCGGAGCGACTGTGCAACCGGCTCAACGAGATCGCCTACGAGCGGGCCACCGGTGAAGCGCTGGAGGAGCACCACGCTCCCGCCCAGCTGATGGGCGGCTCGGGCGCGGCCCAGGGAGCGCCCCCGGTGCTGGCCCGTGCCCACCACGGCTCGGTCTCCAAGGAGCAGCGCGCCCTCGTCGAGGAGGACCTGAAGGCGGGCCGGCTGCCCGCCGTGGTCGCCACCTCCAGCCTGGAGCTGGGCATCGACATGGGCGCGGTGGACCTCGTCGTCCAGGTCGAGTCACCGCCGTCGGTGGCCTCCGGGCTGCAACGCGTGGGCCGCGCGGGCCACCAAGTGGGCGCCGTCTCCACGGGTGTGGTCTTCCCCAAGTACCGCGGCGACCTCGTCCAGGCCGCCGTGGTCACCGAGCGGATGCGCACCGGCTCCATCGAGTCGCTGAAGGTTCCGGCGAACCCGCTGGACGTGCTCGCCCAGCAGCTCGTCGCCATGACGGCACTCGACACGTGGCAGTTCGACGACCTCCTCGCCACGGTCCGCCGGGCGGCGCCGTTCGCCTCGCTGCCCGAGTCGGCGTTCACGGCGGTGCTGGACATGCTCGCCGGCCGCTATCCCTCCGACGCGTTCGCGGAGCTGCGGCCGCGCGTCGTGTGGGACCGGGTCGCGGGCACGATCACCGGCCGCCCGGGCGCCCAGCGGCTCGCCGTCACCTCCGGGGGCACGATTCCGGACCGGGGACTCTTCGGGGTCTTCCTCGCCGGGGCCGACCCGAAGAAGGGTGGCGGCCGGGTCGGTGAGCTGGACGAGGAGATGGTGTACGAGTCCCGTATCGGGGACGTGTTCACGCTGGGCACCAGCTCCTGGCGCATCGAGGACATCACGCGCGACCGCGTCCTGGTCTCCCCCGCGCCCGGCGTCCCGGGCCGGCTGCCCTTCTGGAAGGGCGACCAGCTGGGCCGCCCACTCGAACTGGGGCGCGCGGTGGGCGCGTTCTTGCGCGAGGTGGGCTCGCTGTCCAAGGAGGACGCACGGCTGAGGCTGCTGGCCGCGGGGCTCGACGCCTGGGCCGCCGACAACGTTCTGTCGTACCTGGACGAACAGCGCGAGGCCTGCGGCCATGTCCCCGACGACCGAACGATCGTCGTCGAGCGGTTCCGGGACGAACTGGGCGACTGGCGGGTCGTGGTGCACTCCCCCTTCGGCGCCCAGGTCCACGCCCCGTGGGCGCTCGCACTGGGGGCCCGGCTGGCCGAGCGGTACGGCATGGACGCCCAGGTCATGCACGCCGACGACGGCATCGTGCTGCGCCTGCCCGACGCCGACCTGATGGGTCTCGACCTGCTCGACCAGGAGCCGATGAAGGCGGGCACGGAATACGACGCCGAGCAGGCGCCCGTCGGCGCGGCGGACGTGGCCTTCGACAAGGGCGAGGTCGACCAGATCGTCACCGACCAGGTCGGCGGCTCGGCGCTGTTCGCGTCCCGGTTCCGCGAGTGCGCCGCCCGCGCGCTGCTGCTGCCGCGCCGCAACCCCGGCAGGCGCACCCCGCTGTGGCAGCAGCGCCAGCGTGCGGCCCAACTGCTCCAGGTGGCGAGCGAGTTCGGCTCGTTCCCGATCGTCCTGGAAGCGGTCCGCGAATGCCTCCAGGACGTCTTCGACGTCCCGGGCCTCGTCGAGCTGATGGGCGACCTCGAGTCGCGCAAGGTGCGGCTCGTCGAGGTCACCACCCCGGAGCCGTCGCCCTTCGCCCGCTCGCTCCTGTTCGGGTACGTCGCGCAGTTCCTGTACGAGGGGGACTCGCCGCTGGCCGAGCGGCGCGCCGCCGCGCTGTCGCTGGACTCCCGGCTGCTGGCCGAGCTGCTGGGCCAGGCGGAGCTGCGCGAGCTGTTGGACGCCGAGGTCCTGACCGAGCTGGAGCGCGAGCTGCAGTGGTTGACCGAGGACCGGCGCGTCAAGGACATCGAAGGTGTCGCGGACGTGCTGCGGCTGCTGGGCCCGCTCACGGACGCCGAGCTGGCGGAGCGCGGCGCCGAGCCGCACTGGGCCCAGGAGCTGGCCGCCGCCCGCCGCGCCATCAAGGTCCGTATCGCGGGCGCCGACCACTGGGCGGCGATCGAGGACGCGGGCCGGCTGCGCGACGCGCTCGGCACGGCACTTCCGGTGGGCGTCCCCGAGGCCTTCACCGAGCCGGTCAAGGACCCGCTGGGCGATCTGCTCGCGCGGTACGCACGCACGCACGGCCCGTTCACGTCGGCGACCGCGGCCGCGCGGTTCGGACTCGGTGTGGCCGTCACCGAGGGCGCGCTGCAACGGCTTTCGGCGTCCGGCCGGATCGTCCAGGGAGAGTTCCATCCCGCGGGGATCGGCCAGGAGTGGTGCGACGCGGCGGTGCTGCGCAGGCTGCGACGCCGTTCGCTGGCGGCGCTGCGGCACGAGTTGGAGCCGGTGCCTGCGGCCGCGCTGGCGCAGTTCCTGCCGCAGTGGCAACACGTCGGCAGCGGACACGGGCTGCGGGGCGTCGATGGGCTGGTGCGTGCCATCGAGCAGTTGCAGGGCGCGTCCGTGCCCGCGTCCGCTCTGGAGAAGCTCGTCCTGCCGTCCCGCGTCGCCCACTACGCCCCCGGGATGCTGGACGAACTCACCGCCGCGGGCGAGGTGGTGTGGGCAGGCGCGGGCGCGCTGCCCGGCAAGGACGGCTGGATCTCCCTCTACCTGGCGGACGCCGCGCCGCTGCTCCTGCCCGCCCCGCACCCGCTGGAGCTGACCGCGTTGCACCAGTCGGTCCTGGACACCCTCTCGGGCGGTTACGGCCTGTTCTTCCGTCAGATCGCCGACCAGGTCCGCGCCACGACGCATCCGGACGTCACTGATCCCCAACTGGCGGAGATCGTCTGGGACCTGGCGTGGTCGGGACGGCTGACGAACGACACGCTCGCACCGATGCGGTCGCTGCTCGGCTCGGGCCGCACCGCGGGCTCCACCGCCCACCGCGCCAAGCGCACGGTCCCGCGCGGACGGTACGGCTCGCTGACGGCCGCCGCCCGCCCCCAGTCCCGTACGGGCCCGCCGACCGTCGCGGGCCGCTGGTCACTGCTCCCCGCCCGCGAGGCGGACCCCACCGTGCGCGCCCACGCCCTGGCCCGGACGCTGCTGGACCGGCACGGCGTGGTGACCCGGGGCGCGGTGGCCGCGGAGGGCGTGGAGGGTGGCTTCTCGGCGACGTATCGTATCCTGTCCGCCTTCGAGGAGAGCGGTCAGGCGCGACGCGGCTATGTGGTCGAGGGGCTCGGCGCCGCGCAGTTCGCGATGGACGGCGCGGTGGACCGGCTGCGCGCGGTGGCGAACGCGCGCGAGCGCGGGGAGCCACTGCCCGGCGCGGGGTCGGGTACCACCGCCGGGAACGGCTTCACGAACGGCTTCACCGGGGGACACGCACACCCGTCCGCCACCGGAGCTCCGGCCGCCGGACGCGGCCCGTTCGACGGCTCGGACGCCCTGTCCGGTACCGGCTACCCCGAGGGCCTGGACGATCCGTCGGGCATCGGTGACCACGACGGTTTCGAGGGTCCGTTCGGCACAGGCTTCGCCGACGCGTTCGACATGGGGTCGACTGCCCCGGACCCGTTCTCGGCCCCCGGTTTCGGAGGCCCGCGCTCAGGCTCCGGCTTCTCCACCGCCGAACCCGGCGCCCGCTCCCCATACGGACGGCAGGGGCAGGGCCTGCCGCCGAACCGCACCCGGGTCACCGGCTCCGCGCGGGCCGTGGTCCTGGCGGCCGCCGACCCGGCGAACGCTTACGGCTCGGCGCTCCCCTGGCCCGAGCCGCCGACGGGTGCCGGACACAAGCCGGGGCGCAAGGCCGGTTCGCTGGTCGTCCTGGTCGACGGGGAGCTCACGCTCTACATGGAGCGCGGTGGAAAGACCCTGCTGGCCTGGCCCTCCGACCCGGAGGCCAAGCCGACGGAGGACGCCCGCCTGCGCACGGCCGCCGAGGCCCTCGGGACGGCCGCCCGGGCGGGCTCCCTCGGCACGGTCACGGTGGAGCGCGTCAATGGCGCCTCCGCCCTCTCGTCCCCGTTCGGCATCCTCCTGGAAGGAGCGGGCTTCATCGCGACCCCGCGGGGGCTGCGCATCCGCGCGTGA
- a CDS encoding AraC family transcriptional regulator, with protein MAASGERARHWQYEELPGVDLLRARYIRKTFVRHTHEHFVIAAIADGVEVFHHGGADQYAGPGALALVNPDTPHTGRADGPEGWRYGAVYPSPELVAEIAAETTALRGTPGFASPVLEDPYAAGLVHEVLRAADEGNALAADTLLRVTVTRLLRLNGGPMPQRAVRTAGARTAARARAVLEERMAEPPTLERLATDLGTSPFALLRAFRDTYGMPPHAWLTDARVRRARHLLDAGIAPAGAAAAVGFTDQPHLNRHFTRIVGVPPGAYQRERRSDGPRTPGRKNVQDPRERLLVPSGAWQNRPLSQTYTGKTTASRTPPSSGTP; from the coding sequence ATGGCAGCTTCCGGTGAGCGGGCGCGGCACTGGCAGTACGAGGAACTGCCCGGTGTCGACCTGCTGCGGGCCCGCTACATCCGCAAGACCTTTGTGCGGCACACCCATGAGCACTTCGTGATCGCGGCCATCGCCGACGGCGTCGAGGTCTTCCACCACGGCGGCGCCGACCAGTATGCGGGCCCGGGCGCCCTTGCGCTGGTCAACCCCGACACCCCGCACACGGGCCGGGCCGACGGCCCCGAGGGCTGGCGGTACGGGGCCGTGTATCCCTCGCCGGAGCTGGTGGCCGAGATCGCCGCCGAGACCACAGCCCTGCGCGGCACCCCGGGCTTCGCCAGTCCGGTGCTGGAGGATCCCTATGCCGCCGGCTTGGTCCACGAGGTGCTCCGGGCCGCGGACGAGGGCAACGCGCTCGCCGCCGACACCCTGCTGCGGGTCACCGTGACCCGGCTGCTGCGGCTCAACGGCGGGCCGATGCCGCAGCGCGCCGTGCGCACCGCCGGCGCCCGGACAGCCGCACGCGCGCGTGCCGTGCTCGAGGAGCGGATGGCGGAGCCCCCGACCCTGGAACGGCTCGCGACCGACCTCGGCACCAGCCCCTTCGCCCTGCTGCGCGCCTTCCGCGACACCTACGGCATGCCGCCGCACGCCTGGCTCACCGACGCCCGCGTCCGCCGGGCCCGGCACCTCCTGGACGCCGGCATCGCGCCCGCGGGGGCGGCCGCCGCGGTCGGTTTCACCGACCAACCGCACCTCAACCGCCACTTCACGCGCATCGTCGGCGTGCCTCCCGGGGCGTACCAGCGCGAGCGCAGGAGCGACGGGCCGCGCACCCCGGGGCGCAAGAACGTACAAGACCCGCGGGAGCGGCTGCTCGTACCGTCCGGGGCGTGGCAGAACAGACCGCTCTCGCAGACGTACACGGGGAAGACGACGGCAAGCCGGACGCCGCCGTCGTCCGGGACGCCCTAG
- a CDS encoding DUF3046 domain-containing protein — MRLTVFWQRMAAHFGEGYADTFARDHVMSELGGRTVHQALDAGWEAKDVWRAVCTAVNIPYDKR, encoded by the coding sequence ATGCGGTTGACGGTCTTCTGGCAGCGGATGGCGGCTCACTTCGGAGAGGGGTACGCCGACACCTTCGCGCGCGATCACGTGATGTCGGAGCTCGGCGGGCGCACGGTGCACCAGGCGCTGGACGCCGGCTGGGAGGCCAAGGACGTGTGGCGCGCGGTGTGCACGGCCGTGAACATTCCGTACGACAAGCGCTGA